From a single Couchioplanes caeruleus genomic region:
- a CDS encoding type I polyketide synthase, whose product MKTERHTTSLVLAVSGGAALEPSPHQVTAAAWAGGVGILDLGTGDPWTLRSLTRAARRARDGMGVRITAACAATPSDVERAGGDAVELMIVAADAGWDITTLAERYRVYAEVTTLDEARAAIAAGAHGLVARGMESGGRVSELSAFVLLQHLAGLDVPVWVAGGVGPYTAAACVVGGAAGVLLDTQLTLLPESTVSDAARSAIRRMDGTETVLRDGLRGLESDGALLSVGQDGWLAADFARRYADTPAAVRGVRDSILRALEHADAGDVLSPGAPLARTLGVDLPVAQGPMTRVSDVAGFAESVAERGGLPFIALALANAEQTRRMLTEAAAALGDRPWGVGVLGFAPEQLRAAQIEVIREIRPAVAIIAGGRPAQAKGLEADGISSFLHVPSPGLLKQFLQAGSRKFIFEGAECGGHVGPRASFPLWEAQLGVLEEFLAGRPAETAAELQIFFAGGIHDERSAAMVAAMAGPLTRRGAQVGVLMGTAYLFTEEAVTHGAIQPLFQQQAIEATSTALLETAPGHATRCLQSGFVDDFHDLRGQLEGAGVENRVVWEQLEMLNVGRLRIASKGLTRDGDRLVTVDEATQAAEGLFMAGQVAVLRDTATTIAGLHAQVTTAAAAVHADRVAGLRVDLGLDPVLEPEVADPLDVAIVGMACVFPGSPDLASFWDTVLTGADRVGEVPADRWDADTYYAPEVGPGQTGRITVSKWGGFIDPVPFDAIKYGIPPAALASIDPTQLLALEISHRALVDAGYAYDSGFDHARTGVVFGAEAGSDMSQTQTLRTLLPGYLGEVPEQMEGLLPTVTEDTFPGVLANVIAGRVANRLDLGGPNYTVDAACASSLAAMDSACKELLAGDSDLMICGGADLHNGINDYLMFTSAHALSPTGRCRTFDSTGDGIALGEGVAAVVLKRLSDAERDGDRVYAVIKGLGGASDGRALGLTAPRAEGQRRALDRAYAGAGISPSEVGLVEAHGTGTVVGDRTELETLTRLFTENGARPGSAVLGSVKSQIGHTKCAAGMAGVIKAALSLHTGVKPPTIGLTRPNPAWSPESSPFAFHTETRPWSAPAEERYAGVSAFGFGGTNFHVVLGAHAVTADPRHTRQQWPAELFLFRGATVDTARRGVQKLLDKLPGSGRLRDLAAAAGRESDPRTGPVRIAVVASDVDDLAGLLRRALNGEHDPRTGLIQPPAAVEQGKVAFLFPGQGSQKPGALSDLFVAFPELHEYLELGREWADLLFPPTAFDEETEKAQHDRVRDTRVAQPVLGIGGLAADHVLRRLGVRPDMAGGHSYGELVALCTAGAFDPATLLDLSRERAAAILAAAGDDPGTMAAVSGTAEQISAVLAAAGLSGEVVLANHNAPTQVVISGPTEAVQRATAALKEAGLRARGIPVAAAFHSPVVAGGSGTFAGVLATREIGAPAFPVWSNRSAEPYPADAAAVREGLAAQIGSPVRFVEQIEAMYAAGARIFVEAGPGQVLAGLVGAVLGDRPHLVVTVDGRPGQGLRALLTAAAELACAGVPVQTGWLFAGRDAGDPAAPASNRPMWTVDGQVVRDGNGQCLPGGMTPARRIEIGEVTMTAAPGPEGVRDSRSELVSEFLRTSRDLIATQRDVLLAFLGGDGSGGRLVWQPGEVPAAAPVPVAAAVPMAAPVSPAPVMASVGVHYPTVAETEAVLVAQPAAATPGIDVQGAVLSVISERTGYPEELIELDLDLEADLSVDSIKRAEVAGEVANRLGLAVEGDESELEDLVKARTVRAMVGWLDSKINATAPAAVVAVAPAPAPASSIDVQGAVLAVISERTGYPEELIELDLDLEADLSVDSIKRAEVAGEVADRLGLAVEGDESELEDLVKARTVRAMVGWLDTKINATAAPVQPVAAAEVEAEESETPPRLGIAPQRLVARLEPATPGGTAGADLTGARFLITGGGAAGVRLAELLSESGATAATGTLADDPAGADGIILLDGLTEGSGPLLPDAFGFLKNALAANPRRLLAAGPADARTDGLTGLFRTIAREYPETVARYVEMPAQASADDIAGALMEEVHDVSTAPVVYRRAEGRLIGRLTESGLGVLADGGAGPAGDGVAEARAIGLDQDAVVVLIGGARGITPWFARTVAAASRCRIELVGRTPLPQTDEDPELAAAGDKAALRAAFARRGMRSPADIDRAASAILAAREVNATVAELTELGAEVRYHSLDVRDDEATRRLIKRIHDEHGRLDGLVYAAGIIEDKLIGDKDPASFERVFRTKVDGARSVLEALDACGAAPRFVVMFGSIAAAYGNRGQSDYAAANDALDAMGTRWSQATGRRALTVHWGPWAPVGQHGGMVTPELTAEYARRGIGLIDPEEGAMSLLRELAWGDSPSVVLTASGW is encoded by the coding sequence ATGAAGACAGAGCGACACACGACGTCACTGGTCCTTGCCGTGAGCGGCGGCGCAGCGCTCGAACCGAGCCCGCACCAGGTCACCGCGGCGGCGTGGGCCGGCGGTGTCGGCATCCTCGACCTGGGCACGGGTGACCCGTGGACGCTGCGGTCGCTGACCCGCGCGGCCCGCCGGGCGCGCGACGGCATGGGCGTACGGATCACCGCCGCATGCGCCGCCACGCCGTCCGACGTGGAGCGCGCGGGCGGGGACGCGGTCGAGCTGATGATCGTGGCCGCGGACGCGGGCTGGGACATCACCACGCTGGCCGAGCGCTACCGGGTGTACGCCGAGGTGACCACTCTGGACGAGGCGCGTGCCGCAATCGCGGCGGGCGCGCACGGGCTCGTCGCGCGGGGAATGGAGTCCGGCGGGCGGGTCAGCGAGCTGAGCGCGTTCGTGCTGCTCCAGCACCTCGCCGGGCTGGACGTGCCGGTGTGGGTGGCCGGGGGGGTGGGGCCGTACACCGCGGCCGCCTGCGTCGTCGGTGGGGCGGCGGGCGTGCTGCTCGACACCCAGTTGACGCTGCTGCCCGAGTCCACTGTGTCGGACGCCGCGCGCTCCGCGATCCGCCGGATGGACGGCACCGAGACCGTGCTGCGCGACGGGTTGCGGGGCCTCGAGAGCGACGGCGCGCTGCTCTCCGTCGGCCAGGACGGCTGGCTCGCCGCCGACTTCGCCCGCCGGTACGCCGACACGCCCGCCGCCGTACGGGGCGTCCGCGACTCGATCCTGCGTGCGCTGGAGCACGCGGACGCCGGTGACGTGCTCAGCCCGGGGGCGCCGCTGGCCCGTACGCTCGGCGTGGACCTGCCCGTCGCGCAGGGCCCGATGACCCGGGTGAGCGACGTCGCCGGGTTCGCCGAGTCGGTGGCCGAGCGGGGCGGGCTGCCGTTCATCGCGCTCGCCCTGGCCAACGCCGAGCAGACCCGGCGGATGCTCACCGAGGCCGCCGCCGCGCTGGGCGACCGGCCCTGGGGCGTCGGCGTGCTCGGCTTCGCCCCCGAGCAGCTGCGGGCGGCCCAGATCGAGGTCATCCGCGAGATCCGCCCCGCCGTGGCGATCATCGCCGGCGGCCGTCCCGCCCAGGCGAAGGGCCTGGAGGCGGACGGCATCAGCTCGTTCCTGCACGTGCCCTCGCCCGGGCTGCTCAAGCAGTTCCTGCAGGCGGGCTCGCGCAAGTTCATCTTCGAGGGCGCCGAGTGCGGCGGCCACGTCGGCCCGCGCGCCAGCTTCCCGCTGTGGGAGGCGCAGCTCGGCGTGCTGGAGGAGTTCCTCGCCGGCCGTCCCGCGGAGACCGCTGCTGAGCTGCAGATCTTCTTCGCCGGGGGCATCCACGACGAGCGCTCGGCGGCGATGGTGGCCGCGATGGCCGGTCCGCTCACCCGCCGCGGCGCCCAGGTCGGCGTGCTCATGGGTACGGCGTACCTGTTCACCGAGGAAGCCGTGACCCACGGCGCGATCCAGCCGCTGTTCCAGCAGCAGGCGATCGAGGCGACGAGCACCGCGCTGCTGGAGACCGCGCCCGGCCACGCGACCCGGTGCCTGCAGTCGGGCTTCGTCGACGACTTCCACGACCTGCGCGGGCAGCTCGAGGGTGCCGGCGTGGAGAACCGGGTCGTCTGGGAGCAGCTGGAGATGCTCAACGTGGGCCGGCTGCGCATCGCCAGCAAGGGCCTGACCCGCGACGGCGACCGGCTGGTCACCGTGGACGAGGCCACCCAGGCCGCCGAGGGGCTGTTCATGGCCGGCCAGGTCGCCGTGCTGCGCGACACGGCCACCACGATCGCCGGGCTGCACGCGCAGGTGACCACCGCGGCCGCCGCCGTGCACGCCGACCGGGTCGCCGGGCTGCGCGTGGACCTGGGCCTCGACCCGGTGCTCGAGCCCGAGGTCGCCGACCCGCTGGACGTCGCGATCGTCGGCATGGCCTGCGTCTTCCCCGGTTCGCCCGACCTGGCGAGCTTCTGGGACACCGTGCTCACCGGCGCCGACCGGGTGGGCGAGGTGCCGGCCGACCGCTGGGACGCGGACACGTACTACGCGCCCGAGGTCGGCCCCGGGCAGACCGGCCGGATCACCGTCTCCAAGTGGGGCGGCTTCATCGACCCCGTGCCGTTCGACGCGATCAAGTACGGCATCCCGCCGGCCGCGCTGGCGAGCATCGACCCGACGCAGCTGCTCGCGCTGGAGATCTCGCACCGGGCGCTGGTGGACGCGGGGTACGCGTACGACTCGGGCTTCGACCACGCGCGTACCGGCGTGGTGTTCGGCGCCGAGGCGGGCAGCGACATGAGCCAGACGCAGACGCTGCGCACGCTGCTGCCCGGCTACCTCGGCGAGGTCCCGGAGCAGATGGAGGGCCTGCTGCCCACTGTCACCGAGGACACGTTCCCCGGCGTGCTAGCCAACGTCATCGCCGGCCGGGTGGCCAACCGGCTCGACCTGGGCGGCCCCAACTACACCGTGGACGCCGCCTGTGCCTCGTCGCTGGCCGCGATGGACTCCGCCTGCAAGGAGCTGCTCGCCGGCGACAGCGACCTGATGATCTGCGGCGGCGCCGACCTGCACAACGGCATCAACGACTACCTGATGTTCACCTCGGCGCACGCGCTCTCGCCGACCGGCCGCTGCCGCACCTTCGACAGCACCGGCGACGGCATCGCGCTGGGCGAGGGCGTCGCCGCCGTGGTGCTCAAGCGGCTGTCGGACGCCGAGCGCGACGGCGACCGCGTGTACGCCGTCATCAAGGGCCTCGGCGGCGCCAGCGACGGCCGGGCGCTGGGCCTGACCGCGCCGCGCGCCGAGGGGCAGCGGCGGGCGCTCGACCGGGCGTACGCCGGCGCGGGCATCTCGCCGAGCGAGGTGGGGCTGGTCGAGGCGCACGGCACCGGGACGGTCGTCGGTGACCGTACCGAGCTGGAGACGCTGACCCGGCTCTTCACCGAGAACGGCGCCCGCCCGGGCTCGGCGGTGCTGGGCTCGGTGAAGTCGCAGATCGGCCACACCAAGTGCGCGGCCGGCATGGCGGGCGTCATCAAGGCGGCGCTGTCGCTGCACACCGGCGTGAAGCCGCCGACGATCGGCCTGACCCGGCCCAACCCGGCGTGGAGTCCGGAGTCGAGCCCGTTCGCCTTCCACACCGAGACCCGGCCGTGGTCCGCGCCGGCCGAGGAGCGGTACGCCGGCGTCAGCGCGTTCGGCTTCGGCGGCACGAACTTCCACGTGGTGCTCGGCGCGCACGCCGTCACTGCCGACCCCCGGCACACCCGCCAGCAGTGGCCGGCCGAGCTGTTCCTGTTCCGCGGCGCCACGGTCGACACGGCCCGCCGCGGTGTGCAGAAGCTGCTCGACAAGCTCCCGGGCAGCGGGCGGCTGCGGGATCTCGCCGCCGCGGCCGGGCGTGAGTCCGACCCGCGGACCGGGCCGGTGCGCATCGCGGTCGTGGCTTCCGACGTGGACGACCTGGCCGGGCTGCTGCGCCGGGCGCTGAACGGCGAGCACGACCCGCGTACCGGTCTCATCCAGCCGCCCGCGGCCGTAGAGCAGGGAAAGGTCGCCTTCCTGTTCCCGGGCCAGGGCAGTCAGAAACCCGGCGCGCTGTCCGACCTGTTCGTCGCCTTCCCCGAGCTCCACGAGTACCTCGAGCTCGGGCGGGAATGGGCGGACCTGCTGTTCCCGCCGACGGCGTTCGACGAGGAGACCGAGAAGGCCCAGCACGACCGGGTACGCGACACCCGCGTCGCGCAGCCCGTGCTGGGCATCGGCGGTCTCGCCGCCGACCACGTCCTGCGACGCCTCGGCGTACGCCCCGACATGGCCGGCGGGCACAGCTACGGCGAGCTCGTGGCGCTGTGCACCGCGGGCGCCTTCGACCCGGCGACGCTGCTGGACCTGAGCCGCGAGCGGGCCGCCGCCATCCTCGCCGCCGCGGGCGACGACCCCGGCACGATGGCCGCGGTGAGCGGCACCGCCGAGCAGATCTCCGCCGTGCTGGCCGCGGCCGGGCTCTCCGGCGAGGTGGTGCTCGCGAACCACAACGCGCCGACGCAGGTCGTCATCTCGGGACCGACCGAGGCGGTCCAGCGCGCGACGGCCGCGCTCAAGGAGGCCGGGCTGCGCGCCCGTGGCATCCCGGTGGCGGCTGCGTTCCACAGCCCCGTCGTGGCGGGCGGTTCCGGCACCTTCGCCGGCGTGCTCGCCACCCGCGAGATCGGCGCGCCGGCGTTCCCGGTGTGGTCCAACCGCAGCGCGGAGCCGTACCCGGCGGACGCCGCCGCGGTGCGTGAGGGCCTCGCAGCGCAGATCGGCTCGCCGGTCCGCTTCGTCGAGCAGATCGAGGCGATGTACGCCGCCGGCGCTCGCATCTTCGTCGAGGCCGGCCCGGGCCAGGTGCTCGCCGGCCTGGTCGGCGCGGTGCTCGGCGACCGCCCGCACCTGGTCGTCACCGTCGACGGCCGACCCGGGCAGGGCCTGCGCGCCCTGCTCACCGCCGCCGCCGAGCTGGCCTGCGCCGGGGTGCCCGTGCAGACCGGCTGGCTCTTCGCGGGCCGCGACGCCGGTGACCCGGCCGCGCCGGCGAGCAACCGCCCCATGTGGACCGTCGACGGCCAGGTGGTGCGCGACGGCAACGGACAGTGCCTGCCCGGCGGGATGACCCCCGCCCGGCGCATCGAGATCGGAGAGGTGACGATGACCGCAGCGCCGGGGCCCGAGGGCGTCCGCGACAGCCGCAGCGAGCTGGTCAGCGAGTTCCTGCGGACCAGCCGGGACCTGATCGCGACCCAGCGCGACGTGCTGCTGGCGTTCCTGGGCGGGGACGGTTCCGGCGGGCGGCTCGTGTGGCAGCCGGGGGAGGTGCCGGCGGCGGCACCCGTACCGGTCGCGGCGGCCGTCCCGATGGCCGCGCCGGTGTCCCCGGCGCCGGTGATGGCGTCCGTCGGGGTGCACTACCCGACGGTGGCCGAGACGGAGGCGGTGCTCGTTGCGCAGCCGGCAGCGGCGACCCCCGGCATCGACGTCCAGGGTGCGGTGCTCTCCGTCATCAGCGAGCGCACCGGATATCCCGAGGAGCTCATCGAGCTGGACCTGGACCTCGAGGCGGACCTGAGCGTCGACTCCATCAAGCGCGCCGAAGTGGCCGGCGAGGTCGCCAACCGGCTCGGCCTGGCGGTGGAGGGTGACGAGTCCGAGCTGGAGGACCTGGTCAAGGCGCGGACCGTACGCGCGATGGTGGGCTGGCTCGACTCCAAGATCAACGCCACGGCACCGGCCGCTGTCGTTGCGGTGGCGCCCGCGCCCGCGCCCGCTTCTTCGATCGATGTGCAGGGTGCGGTGCTCGCGGTGATCAGCGAGCGCACCGGATACCCGGAGGAGCTCATCGAGCTCGACCTCGACCTCGAGGCGGACCTGAGCGTCGACTCGATCAAGCGCGCCGAGGTGGCCGGCGAAGTTGCCGACCGGCTGGGGCTCGCCGTGGAAGGTGACGAGTCCGAGCTGGAGGACCTGGTCAAGGCGCGGACCGTACGCGCGATGGTGGGCTGGCTCGACACGAAGATCAACGCGACCGCGGCCCCGGTGCAGCCCGTCGCGGCGGCAGAGGTCGAGGCCGAGGAGAGCGAGACGCCGCCCCGGCTGGGCATCGCGCCGCAGCGGCTCGTCGCACGCCTCGAGCCGGCCACTCCGGGCGGGACGGCCGGAGCGGACCTGACCGGTGCCCGCTTCCTGATCACCGGTGGCGGGGCGGCCGGCGTACGGCTCGCCGAGCTGCTCAGCGAGTCCGGCGCCACCGCGGCGACCGGGACGCTCGCGGACGACCCGGCCGGCGCCGACGGCATCATCCTGCTCGACGGGCTCACCGAGGGCTCCGGCCCGCTGCTGCCCGACGCGTTCGGCTTCCTCAAGAACGCCCTCGCCGCAAACCCGCGCCGGCTGCTCGCCGCCGGACCGGCCGACGCCCGCACCGACGGCCTGACCGGGCTGTTCCGCACGATCGCGCGGGAGTATCCGGAGACTGTCGCCCGCTACGTCGAGATGCCCGCGCAGGCCTCCGCCGACGACATCGCCGGCGCGCTGATGGAGGAGGTGCACGACGTCTCCACGGCCCCCGTCGTGTACCGCCGTGCGGAGGGGCGCCTCATCGGGCGGCTCACCGAGAGCGGCCTCGGGGTGCTCGCCGACGGCGGGGCGGGACCGGCCGGGGACGGCGTGGCCGAGGCCCGCGCGATCGGGCTCGACCAGGACGCGGTGGTGGTGCTGATCGGCGGGGCGCGGGGCATCACGCCGTGGTTCGCCCGTACGGTCGCCGCCGCCTCCCGGTGCCGGATCGAGCTGGTGGGGCGCACCCCGCTGCCGCAGACCGACGAGGACCCGGAGCTGGCCGCCGCCGGCGACAAGGCGGCGCTGCGCGCGGCGTTCGCCCGGCGTGGCATGCGCTCCCCGGCCGACATCGACCGGGCGGCCTCGGCCATCCTGGCCGCCCGCGAGGTCAACGCGACCGTGGCGGAGCTGACCGAGCTCGGCGCCGAGGTGCGCTACCACTCCCTCGACGTCCGCGACGACGAGGCGACCCGCCGGTTGATCAAGCGGATCCACGACGAGCACGGCCGCCTGGACGGCCTGGTCTACGCGGCCGGGATCATCGAGGACAAGCTGATCGGCGACAAGGACCCGGCCTCCTTCGAGCGGGTGTTCCGCACCAAGGTCGACGGCGCCCGGTCGGTGCTCGAGGCGCTCGACGCGTGCGGCGCCGCGCCCCGGTTCGTGGTCATGTTCGGCAGCATCGCGGCCGCGTACGGCAACCGCGGGCAGAGCGACTACGCGGCGGCCAACGACGCGCTCGACGCGATGGGCACCCGCTGGTCCCAGGCAACCGGTCGGCGCGCGCTGACCGTGCACTGGGGTCCGTGGGCGCCGGTCGGGCAGCACGGCGGCATGGTCACCCCGGAGTTGACCGCCGAGTACGCCCGCCGCGGCATCGGCCTCATCGACCCCGAGGAGGGCGCGATGAGCCTGCTGCGTGAACTGGCGTGGGGCGACAGCCCGTCGGTCGTGCTCACCGCGTCGGGCTGGTAG